Proteins from a genomic interval of Lolium perenne isolate Kyuss_39 chromosome 1, Kyuss_2.0, whole genome shotgun sequence:
- the LOC127322038 gene encoding uncharacterized protein has translation MADWGPVVVGVVLFILLSPGLLFEIPGSHRHVDFGGFHTNGKAIFVHTLIFFAAFTILTLALHIHIYAG, from the coding sequence ATGGCTGACTGGGgtccggtggtggtgggggtggtgCTCTTCATCCTGCTGTCGCCGGGGCTGCTGTTCGAGATCCCGGGCTCGCACCGCCACGTCGACTTCGGCGGCTTCCACACCAACGGCAAGGCCATCTTCGTCCACACCCTCATCTTCTTCGCCGCCTTCACCATCCTCACGCTCGCGCTCCACATCCACATCTATGCCGGATAG
- the LOC127326574 gene encoding histone H3.2 gives MARTKQTARKSTGGKAPRKQLATKAARKSAPATGGVKKPHRFRPGTVALREIRKYQKSTELLIRKLPFQRLVREIAQDFKTDLRFQSSAVSALQEAAEAYLVGLFEDTNLCAIHAKRVTIMPKDIQLARRIRGERA, from the coding sequence ATGGCCCGCACGAAGCAGACGGCGAGGAAGTCCACCGGCGGCAAGGCCCCGCGCAAGCAGCTGGCCACCAAGGCGGCGCGCAAGTCGGCGCCCGCCACCGGCGGCGTGAAGAAGCCGCACCGCTTCCGCCCGGGCACCGTCGCGCTCCGCGAGATCCGCAAGTACCAGAAGAGCACCGAGCTGCTCATCCGCAAGCTCCCCTTCCAGCGCCTCGTCCGCGAGATCGCCCAGGACTTCAAGACCGACCTCCGCTTCCAGTCCTCCGCCGTCTCGGCCCTGCAGGAGGCCGCCGAGGCCTACCTTGTGGGGCTGTTCGAGGACACCAACCTCTGCGCCATCCACGCCAAGCGCGTCACCATCATGCCCAAGGACATCCAGCTCGCGCGACGCATCCGGGGCGAGAGGGCCTAG